CATCGTTTCAAAAGGAAGTGCAACCATTCGCACCTTTTGCTTTTGAACAGGATTTTGGAGGCATGCCAGTATGTACACACTTGGTAGCGGTTCAATCAAGAATAGAGAAAGGGAAGACGATACCAAAACAAGAAGATTGGAATCCTGGTGTAAGGAGAATCAGGAGGTCAAAGAGAGAATTTACTAAAGctgatttgttaaaaataaaagtgattATGTAAAGAAAAATCCAAGTAAGGCATCGATATTTGCCAAGAGAGACTGCAATATCTATGGCTTACGTGCTGAacagtttttatattatatacatgttatacgTTTCTAAATTTTTAGATTTTCTAATGCTGTAAAAATACTTTTAGTTACttttgattataaatatatactgaaATTTAGAAATCTCACTGTTAGTCTTTCATTTGTCATTAGTGTGTTCAGCtttagcgattaaaatctatgGACAAATAGTCTACTTGGCACTGGTATTGAACTTGGAACCACCAGTTCTGCAGGCATACGAGCTAACCACTATGCTACATTGTCCTTACCCTGTTACTGTAAAATTGTGCACATATGTACTAATACAGTGTTTGCAAAAATAATATTGGCCAGCTTGAGGTTACGCGCAACATCTTATGCGCATGATAATTAGTATAGTTAAATGTGTCGTATTCGCCCGCCCTTCATATACCCTGATACCAACTGCTGCTGATGGAACAAAAAGTTGGATGTTACGCGTAACATCAATACGCATGACATTATGCGTAGCATCATTACGCCTAATGTCAAGCTGGCTtgacggttcttattatagtaaagatttaaactagcttatgttactagcttaagttactcaaactcaATGGGTAATTATTTCCTTAtccgtgcaatgccaggcattcatctagttggtatatatatttattagatCCTTACTGCCCTATAATTTATAACTAAAAAAGACATGTgactttgtcatttttaattttttaagctaatgattaaacatttttacaattatcaaacacaaatATGTGAAACTCCTGGGGCAAAATCAAATCATCGAAAGTTGCCTAAAGCATATGGCTGGTAATACTTTCGATGTGTATGAAAAAATTGgaaattgtataaaaatcatCCAAATTCATCTAGAAGTAacatgaataataatataaatgatatTGTCTTTTGACCTCACAATTTTGGATTAATCAGTCATTTTTTAACTTCAGTAATCTACTCAACCTGGTCGTACGGATGTCCACCACATTCCTGTATCAGTCAAGTGGAGTTCTGTTGGAGCAATGTCGAAGCAGTGGACAAACACCTGAATACGGTAGGTTATATTCCTCATTTCACCGCCCAAAAGTTCTCTATTGATCTTAATAAGTATTGTCTAATTTTAAGAAATTACTTATTGAGAAAAGTAAAACAAGCTGTCAAGCAACCATGATCACAGCATCAACTTGGCTCAAATAGCTCAGTTTCCTTTAATTTTTGCATGTGTCCAACTGGGCTGGACACTTTGTCTATCCGTACATCAAACCACACAATATCCACATACATCTGATATGGTCTCTGCTGTAAAACAGGTTGTGATActacttttatataatgtaattaTGTGAAACCCTTGACAATGTTTAGGATCTGATATCCCTGGCTATAAGGGTGGAAAAATTCGCGATCTGCAGTGTTTTAAAAACCTCTTTTAATTTGAGTTTGTTTCTGAAAGTAATTAGTTATCTTTAGTATTGTTTTGCCTATTGCTTAGAGCAATTCTGTCACAACTGAGGTATGCTTTTATATTACCCATTAAATAAAGAGTTGACACCCACGATTTAGTTGTCATTTTAATGATAACATCAGAAAAACTTAGTTTATTTACGTTCTAGATATTATTCTTCATACCTTACTAAGATTACATAATGCAATATAAAGAATATGGAGTAACTTCATCTTGAATTCATCATTCATTGcaaattatttttactaaaaatgtcGTTGTTTTCAACGCATGCAGGAGTACTACAGACAAGCAGAGACTGCCAAGCTGCGTGCTATGCAACGGAACTTAGCTATATCTCTTCCATGTGTCAAAAGGATTGCCTCCTTTCTGGGAATGCCCAGCTGGTATGTACCACATTTAcagtgtgtatatgtgtatatattatagcTTTTAGCAATATATCAAGTCATGAAATTATATGCAAAGTGAAATAGAAGCAACAACACTCTCAAAATTGTCACGTGAACCTCCAGATTTTTGTATTATTGCTGCCTAATCTATAGTCAAAATCGTGTTTTGGTTATATTCTAATTTAGACATGCAATGTTAGCGAGCTTCATTTAATAAAATCCAGGGTGAAACTTTATTGCTGCACATTGCAAaaatgctaaagattaaaatgCATATATCGCTATTATGTATGTCCATAAATGTTACTCTGCCCATGATAATCTGCATAGTTGAAATGTGCAGTAGTCGCTTGCCCTTCATATACCCTGATCTCAACTGCTGCCTATGGAACAAAAAGTTGGATGTTCATACACATTTGCTAACGTTTTTTATagattgaaataaacaagttcattTGATATTTCAACCTTGCTATTTCAGTATAGCAAACCTTGCTAATTCAGTATAGCAAACTTTTTTGCTATTATAACATTCTATGTTATAATagcattataatataatagtgtCATTTCATGTTATTCCAAGTAGATCGActactgcaaataatttttagagCTGTACATTGTCTGTAATCTTCAACTTTGGAACCTATTGCGAATGTTTTGACATTAAAATCTATAGAAGTCTAGAGATGAGTGTTGATGCGAGGAACTAAAACAGACCCAAATGCATTGTAATTAAGTATTCTATTAATTATGACTAACAAAGACCTTCTTCCGGACCTTCAGTATTTCTATTTTTAGCTTGGAGAAGTATATAGCAACCTTGAGGCACTCTACACGACGGCGTCAGAGAAGGATAATTTAATAGAAGAAATACTGgcttttaaaaatgaactcgAGAGAATTACAGTTCAAAGAGACGAAGCCTTCACTCCTTCACCATCTCCTTCTAATAAAATTACACCTAAACTCCGCAAGTATACTGTAAAGGTACCCACATCTCGTTCAAAAATAACTCATAAGTCGGATAAGAGCTTCGGTAAACCACAAAGCAGAGTGAAGACAACTCTTCAGCCGCCTCTACCAAAAGAACTGGCAAGGCAATCTAGCAGCTCCAATAGAGCAGTGCTGTGGCTCTATCTCCTGGAGTTAGTTATAGTCAGGGTAACACTTTATTACTAACTGACTAACACGCCATTCCTTCAGCTTTTATACTTAGAGACAACTGGTTTGGCTCACACGCGTGCTCATTGCTATATCACCACAAACAGATACTATTTAATCTTTATGTATTCATACATCTctaatttaatatttgttttactaAATTATCACAATACCGTAGATACAACAATACTCCAAAACTTTAAGCATGGTATAAACCAAATAGAACATGGCATTTTATATTGTGTCAATGTATTTATATACCATATTgtattacatacatatttatatatatatatacatgtatatatatttatatacatatttatatattttaaatatatacatctatatattttaaatatatgtatatataaatatatatagatatatatatctatatatatatctatatatttatacatatataaatatatatataacatttatatatataaatttatgtatttatatcatATCTTTGTAAAGCTTGTGCATAGAACGCTAAGCACCCATCAGCTGTCTGCCCATTTGGTATCTTTTTAGAAAAGAATCGAATCAAAGTTCAGCTGTACTCTCAGCTTTAGTGCAAACCCGGGGGGGCAGATTTTTAATTAGTATTGTACATACTCGTGTCTTATTTTAACTAATTTTAGCAATAGGGATCATAATATGATATAGTATATGGTACAtaacatataatgtataatatatatgaaatatataaaataataataatataatgtccATATAAATTCTAGCAGTGTTCAATAGGTCTATCTATCAGTTATTCCTTGAACTTTTTGCAAAGAGAGGAAAACTTGTGACTCGGTAATGCATCGGCCGTAAGTATTAATAGGAGTGCTAGTGACACAAAGAAAAGCGTCTTATCGGAAGATTCCTCTTCTAATATCAAGCCTATTTCTGGCAGCTTCAACGCAGTCTGGTATCCTAAGACTCCACGCTTTTTGATTACGCACAAAGCATTATTGGCAAACAGATACTTTTATTGTCTTTAGGGTTTGTCATACAACTTGCCCATTTATTGGTTGGTTGTTCTATCTTTCTACATGATCCCTTCTTCTGGTTATCTTGTATGCTTTTGCTCTTGGCTTATACATTATGTTGACTGTTTTGTATGCATttctatttaatatttttatcattcaaGAATTGTTACTCTCCATGTAGTCTCTTAGTttcaactattcaatagatCAATAAAGGATCTCATCATCCCTGAATAATTAAAACTTAGAGAGTACatcaatattaaaaatgatGAGAAAGCTACATTGCTTACAATAAAGACCAGGATACAAGTCACTATTATCGATGTAGCTCCACAGAtacaaatatcaacaacaaagAGAGCAATGTCATGAAATATCAAAATGTCTAAGTTGAAACTGAGACTATACGAGAAGTCCAAAAAATGATTGTCCCCCATAGTGATGGGACGGCTTAGAGTAGTAGCTAAggtttttttaaatcaatgttTTGTTGAGTAATTGTTGAATGACTTACATGTGCTCAACATACAAAAAATTATCACTGCTCAAAAAGTAAactattttacaattttactaGTTTACAATAATCATAACAGTAACAACATTGACAGTAATAATACTTCGACTAGCAGTGAAAGTCTCAAAGGGCTAGTAGGCCTACTGGTGGATGAATAGCTTAGACTTGAATATAACCCATCAGATTACATAAAgaattaaaataaatgatgGTTGGGCTTTTTTCTGAATTTTTGATAAAAGAAAACCATgtccaatctttaaaaaaaggaaTGCCAAAATAATTCATATTTGGTAAAAACCTTGTGTGGTTAACACTCCAAGAGAACAAAACTGATTATAACTAACTTTTAAAATGGGCTGAAAATGGCCTGTTCAACAAAAAACACCAGGACTATTGTTGGTGACGTACTCAAACTCAAGTCTTTTTAACTGGAAATTGGAAAATGCACATCATCCTAAAAGAGTCAAGCAATGAGATGCGCCAGATtttgataacaataaaaaaatagtatacatgctcGGTAAGCATGAAAAGTTAGCAAAACGCAAATATAAAGATACTTGGCTGTGTTCTAACTACATGCTGGAAACGGATGCTAcctacaaatgtaaaaaatgctGAAACTTGTTCGGCCAAAGAACATAACTATTTAAAGGTCTGGTGTTAGAATTTTGTGAAATTTAGGCCTGTTGGTCGTATGATAAAAACTAGGAGCCTAATATTGAGCTGTTGTTGAGCTGAGCTAGAAATTCTGCAGCTGTTTTAGTCTCTTGAAGAGGGTCTTAAAAGAGAGAGAATTTTTTCCTACAATAGTTTGAGCCCACAGCCCACAGCCCACAGCCTAACACAAAATAAACCATCATAACAAGAAGCTTTGGGAAGGTTTGATATTAACATATAACTTCATTACGAAAGAATCACATGCAGGAGGCAGCTAATAAAACAGTTACTGGTGCAACATCTACCACCAGCATCTCAACACCACCAAAACACAACACATGTCCTTAACTCGACAGTTAACCATGTCACTGCATCAACCAATAAAAATCAATGACATTCATATTCATCAAACTAAAATTGCAAAGCTTTTTGGACTGAACATGGATAATCATTTGCACGTCAATGAGCATGTTAATTAATTCAGCCATAGATAAATCTAGGTCTGCTGTTCATGCATTACTTATGTTGAAACAtcataaaataaatgcaaagaACCTTGTAAGATTTTATCAAGGATGTATTATTCCAATACCATCTTATGCAGCTCCAGCTTAATATAGCTATGTTTCACAACAATCAAAAGACCTACTAGAGAGGCATCAGCCACTGCCTCATTATCATATATCTATGGATAGAATCCTATACTGAACGGTGGTTGTATATGGCAAACATTACAGAACTAAACACCTATTTAGAGTTGGTGTGTGCAAATTATGTGCTCAAGGTCAAACACACTCTACAACATCGTTTAAGCTGCCATATCCATACTCGCCAGTCTTTCAGGCATCACTTGTACAGGACTGAGTGACACATATGATACGCACTGCCACACTGCTCTGATAAGCAAATCACTATTTTATCTTTTTCTGCATTGACAGCCATCGTCTTCATTattttgtcataatttttaTGACCTCATTGGCTTCGTGCACTAGTCGTAAATAAAGTTCATATTCATTCCTATTACAGTATTCTACTAATCAGCTCAGAGACGCTTGTGTGAAAGTAACAGAGTCATCTCCTCTATTTAAAGTAGGAGACAACTCTACAATAAACAAACATCTTAAAAGGACATAACTGGAATCAGTAAATTTGCCGTGTTCTTACTATTGTTTATTATGTCTTTACACAACGCAATCATGCGTACGTAAATTTCGGCAGTTTGGAGTCTTGCAGGCTAGTACACAATAATTGCTCATGAATTGTCTTGCAACGATTAGAAAAGTCATGACAAGCTCTAATGGCACCAATGGCTTGTTATTGAGCAATATCGCTTCGGTAAACGCAAAAGTAAAAGAAGCTTTGTCCAAAAGACTCGTTCCTAACGTAAGCGTTATTACTTAGCTTGCTtcatgaaaaagttaaaaaaatttgtcTTTATTAAAATTGCAACATAGATTTACACGACCGGCTAGGAATAAATGTTTGAACTAGTAGAATTTGTTACATAGAGAAATgtattacaaatattttgatttttttggtaGTGTAACTAACGACGTTTGATTGGCTCATGTATGTTTGCTGAAATTAGCAAACTGAAGTTTGAGTAATGGTTTTCACAAGAAAGTGCTGGTCTGTAAAATCAAGCAATGTATGCTAAATAGTAaatatacaataatttttttaaagtacgAGGTTTAAATTCTTAAAGTACAGTGTTATAAAACTTCAAATTGAGTTGAGTCTTTATATGCGAgtttttatgattgttttttatcGAACAAGAATATGCAGCAGAGGAACTATGAAAAATCTAATAAATCTGCTGTGatattgtttttttacttttgatattttcatgtttttatgTTAAGCATATCAGATCCTATTTGCTAGATTTTTTCAGCATAATTAAGTGTTTTATGTTAAGGTAACTCTAGCTAAAGCTGTAATTGGAACAATTAAATTAGGGCATATATAACGTGACAAAACCATGTTCTCATATCTCtctgtttcaatttcattttaGGGTGTAACTTATTGCAGCTCGTCATACTACTCTATTATTAGAGAGTTTCTTATTACTTTTTGTAGAATTTGACACGAGTGCCAAGGTTGGTTTGTGTAGGCAAAACAAAACCTTCTTCTGCTATAGAGACAGTTTACAGTGAGGGGCAGCGACACTTTGGAGAAAATTATGTAAGCATTCCACTTTGACATATTTTGACTTTTAGTTCCCACATGTTTTCTCTAGCTCTTTAACTCGGAATGTGTCAGGATACTACACCACATCAAACTAGCcctttttgtaatttttcacCTTATCAATTGTATTTCAAGCGATCAACTGTTGTGTGGTATTAAAGTAAATGAAATAGACTAATGTATCGAGAAAGAGTGGTGTGGATTCGGTGAGAATGCACCAGGAAATGGAGAAGGTGCCTGCGCTTTGATTGTAAGTCGAATGGTTAACCTTATAGCCCCTGCTCTTGGACTGTGAGAAAAAGTAGAGGGCCATAGGCTCATACTACTGAGCTGATTGGACAGTTTCAGCTACTGTAGATAGGGTTAAATTTggcatcatatatatatataatgctgaGCATCAGCGAGGAGAGAGCTTTCTTTCTTTACAACCTCATGGTAATCCGGCATTGACAAGCTATCATTCATCAGTCAGATGTTAAATATACATCTATGATAGGAAGGTGGAGATGGGTACATCAAGGAACCATTTATATGatacttattatattcaaaGGACATTTTCATACGATAATCCGATACTCTTATCCGATACAGTGAGAGACGttgagttacatgtatatattaactTTCAGCATTGTGTTTTTGTTCTTCAAACTTCAGCTATATACTTTTAAGgagtagtattattattgttcaataaaggAGTAGGATTGAGTAGGATTATCTCCCAATAAAGTTGGGAGATAATCCTACTCAATGATATTGCAAACCCTCTCAATTAATGTTGCACGCAAATCAAACacttacaacaaaatattgcagttctcttttagtattttataagTTTATTTCGATGCATGTTCATAGACTCATCTTTTGGACTTAAGCATGCGTATTCTACTGATTATAGGTAAATGAGATTGCAGAGAAGTCTGTTACTCTACAGACGTCATGTCCAGAAATAAAGTGGCATTTTATTGGCCATCTACAGTCTAAGAATGTCAGGAAGCTACTAGGTAATGCTAGTTATTTGGGAGTCGTGCTATGTATTTTTTAGATATAGTTCCAGGCTGTGATATGTTGATGTGTGCATTATAGGTATTGTTTAAGGAATGCTATTTGTGTGTTACGttcaagagaaaacaactctatgTATGAGTACTTTATGTACATTTCTCATGTCTTTATACATATTCTATATTTGCTTGAGCTGGTCAAATCTTTCTACAATATTTTTCATGTCTACTGTTTACTGTGAAATTGCAATGCTATATTGGGTAAGTCAAGCAAGCAATGCCTTGCTCATTTGATGAATATTAAGAGTGTCATTAACATGTTTGTCACGAGGGAAATAGTTGTTTAAATGTCAAATTGTATCAAATCTCAAAACTGGAATTATTTGTTATGCTGCTTTGCTGCAGAATGCCCTAATCTGGACATGATTGAGACAATTGACTCTGAAAAGATTGCAGACAGAGTAAATAAAGTTTGGGGTGCCCTCGGAAAAGCGAACAGCCCTCTCAAGGTCATGGTGCAGATCAACACGAGCAATGAACCTCGTAAGTCGCATAGCTGACACATCAGCAGCTGACTGAGTAAAGTGACAACCAGGGTTCAAACATTGGCTTCAGCATTAGTGCAAGCCTAGGTTTGTCATTTCACAGAATTTATTATGCTTGTGTATATTTTATCGCTAGTTTAATTTTGATCTATATGCTAAAAAGTATGTTAGTAATGTTTCTCAGTTTCATGATGGATTTTTTAAAGTCATGTTAAACCATGTTCGAGCCAATCATTACGTTTACTTAGTGTTATCCagcaaagatttttacaaataataattaaaatgtagGCTATGGAAGGTTTAGTCTTTTTATAACTTGCTAAAATGTGCAAGCATATTTGGcaacaattttacaaacatctgcaGTCTCAAGTCTCAACCAATCATTTGCTGATGCACGAACGATACTGTGGTATAAAAACATAGTCAAGGTTCCTAAATGCTTTAACCAATCATGGTCTGTTTAAACTCTTTTAAGTTGGCAAGCCGCTCCCAGCAGCTTTGACATTGCGCCGTCCATTTGCTTGTTGCATGGTAACGGTAATGACTGACAGGagctaaatattttttttagctcttttttccagtttttagcaattttttttctacaaGATTCTCTACAATATGCGACctatttgaaattttatatcGGCAAATTAAGCGGTTTATTTATTTCCAAAATTGGCAATCGTAAACGAAGGCTAAATTGCCAGAGTCAAGTATCcagttttttttttattgctaCGAAACAACGAGCACAATTGTGAATGCTGAATGCACAATGTGAAATTGCCAGAAGTTTCTGATTCTGCTGCAACCGATCAAAAGCATTTCAGCAAAGTTTTTGATCAATTGATCTGACTGGCAAATTGCCCATATCCAATCGTTGTTTTTTACAGACGCTTTTGGTTTCGGAAGTTTTTCCGCAAGTATTAGGTTTAGAAACGATTTTTTCTTTGAAATAGTTTATAAATAGCCCAAGTCATGGCTTTTATATTATACAAACTTTCAAAGAACTCCTCCACTCTAAGCTTCAAAGAATACAAAAGAGCATTGATCAGACAACTGCTAAAATCCTACTCATAACTCCTTGTGGTGCTTGATGGAAACATGTCCTCTGTAGTGCAAAATAATAAAGCTACTATGATGACAAGGTTTCAGTGcttactatcatatacatggctaacataggaggtCACAAAACATGTGTAACactattttttgtgtttttatagcCAATAATCTCCTGCATTTTAAGGGCGATTTTCAAATTGGTTCTCTAAActatttttttccaattttattgaatggaaaaatttattaaagttaGCTAATATATGTATCATTAGGAATGAAAATTTGTGCTGAATAAGATGCTATATTCAGTTTGAAGATGCACCAATTCATTCTCAAGTTATCaaagattatacatgtatatgaccatgtcgacttttaaatttttttcaaaaattaattCCAACTTTAAAAAGTTGAGAATGGCTACTGCTTCTACAAACACAGCCATGATAAGATAATAAAATATCAGCAATGATGGTGTAGTGAAACAAACATGAGATTTGATCCTGAATGACAAACTCAACAATAGGCCTACACTAAAAGCAcatcttactattataaaatttacaaactttttgaaaataattgaaaattatCCAAAGAATGCACGTGGTGATGGTCTCCGTATCTGTCTCACCAATGATTTGGCTTTATAATTGGGATACATCGATCAATTTTACATAATTGTTTATGTGCAGAATTGCACTTTTCTAATTCATTGACCAGCTGCATTAACGATGAATGGTAGGTAAAATTATACATTAGCCATGAAATGTCTAGAGACAGTATGTacatgtttttaatgttttaaacatACTTGAATGTAAGTTTTAGCTAGTTATAAAAAAGCTTACACTTTGAATGGCGTAGAGCTTGATAATTATGCGTGAAACACTCTGCTGCTTGCCATGAGGTTAACAGATCGTTTCAAAAAAACATGCAATGATAGTACCATTAAGTAGCTTGTAATTTGTCATTTAAGAAAGTTGGTATTACATATGTCTGTTGCAGAAAAATACGGGGTGGCACCTGGTGACACATGTAAGCTAGTGGAATACATCAGAGAGAAATGTCCAAACCTGGCATTTTGTGGGATAATGACTATTGGGAGCTTCTCTCATGACTATAGCCAAGGGCCTAATCCAGACTTCTTGGTAGGTAGGCGGGTTGTCAGACCCGCCGTATTGCTAGCATGAGTGAAGCAAGCATGCTGTGATTGGTTTGTAGGTACTATACCGTAGTAGTACTGTATGTCTGTTAGCTGTGTatgttttgaaaaagtttagCCTTTTAGCACAGCCTCGGTTTAGCACAAGTGATTACCAGTAAAAAGTTGTATCCTGCCCTTGAAGTAATTGACCATTCGTCTAGCACACGTATTAAAGTAAATTAGAACTGTGTCTGTGGTTTATTACAGAAACTGCTCGAGTGCAAGAAAGATGTGATGGAGCAATTTTCCTTGCAGGAGGATGAAGTTGAAGTTTCCATGGGAATGTCTAACGACTTTGAGCATGCCGTAAGTTAGGGACCAGAGGCTGTGGATAATAAAGCAGGCTAATAAATATCAAAGGATTTAAAAGCCTGTTTAGTTGTAAAAGTCAGTTTCAATACATACTCGTTAGAAATAGCAGCACACTTGTTTACACCAGGGCACTAGCACTTATATATTCTTCACTATATAACGAGACAAAACTATAGTCGCAAGCAGTTGATGGAATTAAAAGTGTAAAAAATGACCGCTAAACACAGTTTACTACAAATTGTTTCATGTGGTGCGGACAAAAAAGTTGTTAAAAATTTAGTCCTTTACCACAATCATTAGGTGTGTGTGTTTTACTAGCAAGTGGCTCATCAACTCTTTTCATCACTCTCTCGTCTAGCGCAAGTTAGAATTGGTTACTCTGCGTGCTTCAATTACTCACTCGACTATCAAACTTATCCGTTGCTAAGCCTATACTTCCATTCTAAGGTAAAGTAACTATTATAACCTCTTTTTACTTACCATAGTTTTATTAatggctaggttttgagatattagtgctcagagtgacagcattacaatgctgatgaaatagacgcgtaagaacaatagacatggttttattgaatgcgtgaagtatatttgtgaaaatatttcgacgaatgaggttgcatgaaagtgtaaacagaagcacatcgtgttcaactacgttcCAGTTGAGCAGTTTTTtagagagggattccaacctatggcgttTTCATGATAGCTGCAATTAActattagtttttgagctttcaagagcttgtaatcacattcccacatgttttgcacctacaacacagcagagtaagacatggtgaaccttttgataccaaataactgtaatgtgaattttgttgcaagtcaacttttaaacaaaTGGATCAAAATAACAGTACCGTTTAATCTATGTCAACGCTTGGCTGTTGTTGATCACAAGGATTAGTGTCACcattcaaagctttttatagtatcataattattatagtgCCATATAGCCTGTGGTCATTACATAGTGCTATTTAGCTCAAGGCCATTACATGGGGGTCATACAAGGGTTCCAAGAATTTAGCTACTAGCCGTTGTTAATGTAGCTTTCTTCTTTTCAGATTGAGCTAGGTAGCACTAATGTGAGAGTTGGCAGCACTATATTCGGAGCAAGGGAATACGCAGCGAGCGCCACATGAGGCTGGAGGATCTGTTGGTGTACTATGGCTAGCCGCATGCTTTAGCAAGCTTTTCTTCTGTTTGTGTTTCCCATTTTGGTACTATGGAGTGTTTAACACTGTTTAACAGGAGGTCTGGCTCAGAGGCCAGTAGCTCATTTCTAACTGGCTACTTGATATACAGTACCACCCACAAAGCCTGTTTATATTTGAAGAATTTTTATTCTTGCACTTATTATTCTAttgataatatattatttttcttaTTAAAAGTTGCAATCACTCAATCACATTTAAGTTGCATCTAAAGTTTAATGTGTTTATTTGAACAAACATACCAAAGTTGAGTACTTAGCATGTGTTATTGCTGATACTTGTCCTGGGATACCACAAAAGACGTTAACAGCCACACATTTACTATGAAAGTATGAAAGAAGTCTGTTCACCACCTTCAGCATTGAATTAGCATACTTTGTATTCTGTTCGTTTAGTTTGGCCATTTAGCACTTGTCCCTTTGAGTTA
The genomic region above belongs to Watersipora subatra chromosome 1, tzWatSuba1.1, whole genome shotgun sequence and contains:
- the LOC137401717 gene encoding pyridoxal phosphate homeostasis protein-like, with translation MNCLATIRKVMTSSNGTNGLLLSNIASVNAKVKEALSKRLVPNNLTRVPRLVCVGKTKPSSAIETVYSEGQRHFGENYVNEIAEKSVTLQTSCPEIKWHFIGHLQSKNVRKLLECPNLDMIETIDSEKIADRVNKVWGALGKANSPLKVMVQINTSNEPQKYGVAPGDTCKLVEYIREKCPNLAFCGIMTIGSFSHDYSQGPNPDFLKLLECKKDVMEQFSLQEDEVEVSMGMSNDFEHAIELGSTNVRVGSTIFGAREYAASAT